Proteins encoded by one window of Musa acuminata AAA Group cultivar baxijiao chromosome BXJ2-9, Cavendish_Baxijiao_AAA, whole genome shotgun sequence:
- the LOC135623007 gene encoding putative leucine-rich repeat receptor-like serine/threonine-protein kinase At2g24130 encodes MDCIVFPTLLSLFFLSPVHPFRQNGTIRIDRSALLEFKKGIVVDPENALGSWSEKTNVCGWSGVVCGMNPARVVNIDLKGKSLAGAVSPFLSNLSRLTLLELSENSLQGSIPAELGSLSNLQLLGLRGNSIRGTVPESFGMLAKLRYVDLGSNQLHGDLPVALLYNCSRLSYVDLSTNLFTGFIPPQLGNHLPCLQNLLLYSNQLMGGIPRSLSNSTALAEIDVENNSLGGILPSETLVKLSSLKILHLSYNNFSGDGQNSNLLPFFNAIANLTHLEELELAGNNLGGELPSTIGHLSANLSEIDLRDNLIQGIIPSEISNLSELTWLDLSINLLHGNIPLELFLLPNLQRLWLSGNSLSGEIPTPPNDPSQIGLLDLSGNKLSGSIPTALADLTQLRRLILSENLLSGSIPSSLGSMKLELLDLSYNRLTGTIPADVAGLSSMAIYFNLSHNLLQGELPTELSKMDKVREIDLSSNELSGFIPPSLGSCEVVELVNLSRNHLQGPIPDSMGSLLNIQSLDLSFNGLSGEIPASLQHCSSLRLLDISFNNFTGPLPQAGVFNSLAPQWIEGNHLCGSLPGIPSCHRKNRRSIHSHKALVLIVSIVAVSAFLVTVMCATGYMVVRKVMSRREDGDSAGNLSLNLSSNFPRITYKELAEATAGFETSRLIGSGSFGHVYKGVLGDGSLVAIKVLQLQTGNSTRSFKRECQVLKNIRHRNLMRIITACSLPDFKALVLPFMANGSLESHLYPETEKPDSPQLSLLERVNICSDIAEGLAYLHHHSPVKVIHCDLKPSNILLNDDMTALVSDFGIARLVMTVGEGNTAYASTSNSTANILCGSIGYVAPEYGYGGSTSTKGDVYSFGILVLETVTGKRPTDGMFGSEDGLSLQRWVKRHYRSRPEDVIDSGLMREACHQRLEVRNVWEVAIMELLELGLVCSHESPAGRPTMLDAADDLDRLKRYLGGDTTVTFTSSRGIIASSTIEMSSSSITADDW; translated from the exons ATGGACTGCATTGTCTTCCCCacccttctttctctcttcttcctttctcctgttCACCCCTTCCGTCAGAATGGCACCATCAGAATCGACCGATCCGCACTTCTAGAGTTCAAGAAAGGCATAGTTGTCGATCCAGAGAACGCTCTTGGCAGCTGGAGCGAGAAGACTAATGTTTGCGGGTGGAGTGGCGTGGTTTGTGGCATGAATCCTGCACGAGTTGTCAATATTGATCTCAAAGGCAAATCTTTGGCAGGAGCAGTCTCACCATTCCTGTCCAATCTTTCTCGCCTTACCCTGCTTGAACTGTCGGAGAACTCGCTCCAAGGATCCATTCCTGCTGAGCTTGGATCTTTATCTAATCTTCAGCTGCTCGGTTTAAGAGGCAACAGCATACGAGGCACCGTCCCTGAGAGCTTCGGCATGCTTGCGAAGCTTCGCTATGTCGACCTCGGCAGCAACCAGCTACATGGCGACCTCCCTGTTGCTCTCCTGTACAATTGCTCACGGTTGAGCTACGTCGACCTTTCCACTAATCTGTTCACTGGTTTCATCCCTCCACAGCTGGGAAACCACCTTCCTTGTCTGCAGAACCTCCTGCTCTACTCAAACCAGCTCATGGGTGGCATCCCTCGCTCTCTATCTAACTCCACAGCTCTGGCGGAGATCGATGTCGAGAACAATTCCTTGGGTGGCATATTACCCTCGGAGACTTTGGTGAAGCTGTCTTCTCTGAAGATACTTCACCTCTCCTACAACAATTTCTCCGGTGACGGTCAGAATTCcaatctccttcccttcttcaatGCCATTGCGAATCTGACTCATCTGGAGGAGCTTGAGCTGGCGGGGAACAACCTGGGAGGTGAATTGCCTTCAACTATTGGCCATCTGAGTGCTAATCTCTCGGAGATCGATCTCCGAGACAATCTCATTCAGGGGATTATCCCATCAGAGATATCTAACCTTTCCGAATTGACTTGGCTGGATCTGTCGATCAATCTCTTGCATGGAAACATTCCCTTGGAATTGTTTCTTCTGCCCAATCTACAAAGGCTTTGGTTGTCTGGCAACTCCCTCTCCGGAGAGATCCCAACTCCTCCTAATGATCCAAGTCAGATAGGGCTGTTAGACTTATCGGGAAACAAGCTTTCAGGCTCCATTCCAACAGCCTTAGCAGATCTAACTCAACTGAGGAGACTCATCCTTAGTGAAAACTTGCTGTCGGGATCGATACCTTCCAGCCTGGGAAGCATGAAACTGGAACTCTTAGACCTGTCCTATAACAGACTCACAGGGACTATACCAGCTGACGTTGCAGGCTTGAGCTCCATGGCCATATATTTCAATCTGTCACACAACCTGTTACAGGGGGAGCTTCCCACGGAGCTGAGCAAAATGGACAAGGTTAGGGAAATcgatctgtcgtcgaacgaactcAGTGGCTTCATTCCTCCAAGCCTGGGAAGCTGCGAAGTAGTCGAGCTGGTGAATCTTTCTCGCAATCATCTTCAAGGACCAATCCCGGACTCAATGGGCAGCCTACTGAACATACAGTCGCTGGACCTGTCCTTTAATGGCCTCTCAGGGGAGATTCCAGCTTCTCTTCAGCACTGCAGCAGCCTCAGGCTACTCGACATCTCCTTCAACAACTTCACTGGGCCGCTGCCGCAAGCCGGCGTCTTCAACTCCTTGGCACCGCAATGGATCGAAGGGAATCATTTGTGCGGTTCGCTGCCTGGAATTCCCAGCTGTCATCGCAAGAACAGACGTTCGATCCATTCGCACAAGGCCCTCGTATTGATCGTCAGCATCGTGGCTGTATCAGCTTTCCTGGTAACAGTCATGTGTGCCACAGGTTACATGGTCGTCAGAAAAGTGATGAGCAGAAGAGAGGACGGGGATTCAGCAGGGAATCTTTCTCTGAACCTTTCATCAAATTTCCCAAGAATAACTTACAAAGAGCTCGCTGAGGCCACGGCAGGGTTCGAGACAAGCCGATTGATAGGCTCGGGTAGCTTCGGACATGTCTACAAAGGAGTGCTCGGTGATGGTAGCTTAGTTGCAATCAAAGTTCTGCAGCTGCAAACTGGGAACTCCACCAGaagcttcaagagggaatgccagGTCCTCAAGAACATTAGGCACAGGAACCTGATGAGGATCATAACAGCTTGTAGTCTTCCAGATTTCAAAGCCCTGGTGCTTCCCTTCATGGCCAATGGCAGCCTGGAGAGCCATCTCTACCCGGAAACAGAGAAACCAGACTCCCCGCAGCTGAGCTTACTGGAGCGTGTGAACATCTGCAGCGACATTGCTGAGGGCTTAGCTTATCTGCACCACCATTCACCGGTAAAGGTCATCCACTGTGATCTGAAGCCCAGCAACATCCTCCTCAACGACGACATGACCGCCCTGGTATCCGATTTCGGCATTGCGAGGCTGGTCATGACAGTGGGAGAAGGAAACACGGCATACGCATCGACGTCCAACTCGACGGCCAATATTCTCTGTGGATCGATCGGATATGTCGCTCCAG AGTACGGATACGGCGGGAGCACGTCGACGAAGGGAGATGTCTACAGCTTCGGGATCCTGGTGCTGGAGACGGTCACCGGGAAGAGGCCTACCGACGGCATGTTCGGCAGCGAGGACGGTCTGAGCTTGCAGCGGTGGGTAAAGAGGCATTACCGCAGTCGACCGGAGGACGTCATCGACTCGGGTCTGATGAGGGAGGCGTGCCACCAGAGGCTGGAGGTGAGAAACGTGTGGGAGGTGGCGATCATGGAGCTGCTGGAACTGGGCCTCGTTTGCTCCCACGAGAGCCCCGCCGGGCGGCCGACCATGCTCGACGCCGCCGACGACTTAGACAGGCTGAAACGGTACCTTGGAGGCGACACGACCGTGACGTTCACGTCGTCCCGTGGGATAATAGCGTCGTCCACCATCGAGATGTCCTCCTCCAGCATCACAGCGGATGACTGGTAG
- the LOC135623008 gene encoding uncharacterized protein LOC135623008, whose amino-acid sequence MAEQRRGNQQQRHRHHHPAVDDVMKVLSRASRDLLLVQRQLDQEFQRSYPDDVNPCKIVARIKKIQEDLVSLKELCRELLAEKQDLIDKTRSVLVGQRHSLQMLLASSGLPSMSESDDMAYANLNQVIDEWTAQVRAKTGDEKDIGEDINQMLFSALVQNN is encoded by the exons ATGGCGGAACAGCGGCGGGGGAACCAGCAGCagcgccaccgccaccaccatccGGCGGTGGACGACGTGATGAAGGTCTTGAGCAGGGCGAGCCGTGACCTCCTCCTCGTCCAGCGCCAGCTAGATCAGGAATTCCAGCGTTCCTACCCCGACGAC GTCAATCCCTGCAAGATTGTTGCTCGCATCAAGAAGATCCAGGAGGACTTGGTCTCGCTCAAGGAACTCTGCCGCGAGCTGCTCGCTGAGAAACag GATTTAATTGACAAAACAAGATCAGTTTTGGTTGGGCAAAGGCATTCATTGCAGATGTTATTGGCTTCTTCTGGTCTACCTTCAATGAGCGAATCTGATGACATGGCATACGCAAATTTGAACCAG GTTATTGACGAATGGACAGCTCAAGTGAGAGCAAAGACTG GGGACGAGAAAGACATCGGTGAGGATATAAATCAGATGCTTTTCTCAGCATTAGTTCAGAACAACTAA